Proteins encoded within one genomic window of Triticum aestivum cultivar Chinese Spring chromosome 2D, IWGSC CS RefSeq v2.1, whole genome shotgun sequence:
- the LOC123051966 gene encoding uncharacterized protein has protein sequence MTAAGFLVGFLLGLLALTEAEAATLLWFVLRLRRRRGSGGLGRLLSVSSLAPTCGSASRWPRGAALQGRIGLGLCFRYGAAAAVGLRCSGNGRSSGPVQVCPVLHLC, from the exons ATGACTGCCGCGGGGTTCCTGGTGGGCTTCCTCCTCGGCCTGCTTGCGCTCACGGAGGCCGAGGCAGCCACGCTGCTCTGGTTcgtgctccgcctccgccgccggcgtgGCTCCGGTGGACTCGGACGGCTCCTCTCTGTCTCCTCCCTCGCCCCCACGTGTGGTTCCGCTTCCCGCTGGCCACGAGGTGCAGCCTTGCAGGGGCGCATCGGGCTGGGCCTCTGTTTCCG ATATGGTGCAGCAGCTGCTGTGGGGTTGAGGTGTTCTGGCAACGGTAGGAGCTCCGGGCCCGTCCAG GTCTGTCCAGTGCTCCATCTATGCTGA